The following proteins are co-located in the Camelina sativa cultivar DH55 chromosome 12, Cs, whole genome shotgun sequence genome:
- the LOC104732423 gene encoding uncharacterized protein LOC104732423 isoform X3: protein MGGDTIKDDVVEEGSSRSSSSSPCSCCFSDDLGFKDFSNHVADLRRRDKAYQEILQSHDLLLKSSKRRLRQARNDILSYTPGSWSDGKVSDYDVQKTTSIILVGPKGAGKSSLVNRITRVIEDDEFSPDRAQESFGKQSKGGTYFLEEYEMPRGGSASFCLYDTRGLSHISSSSDNTSMIEQWMTRGVHHGEPVIWASDSSDLKDRLIRDSGTGSEIRKVNSVIFVVDAVEILKSMESETSYAHMVSTAFNCPLLSFKDDKPAVVMTHGDLLSREERARARVFLGELLGIPPDKQIFDIPASRDPATALTICNLLCYSLDHADKNLVFLPKRNFTLPKVGGGLDIISVALIVVFMTLASIWVVKHISVVSQNVANEAQHKLRTFPSPRLNNLTHKVSPKRCIGPQKFIGGPKLARVPNPESESVTESEPSIDLHIARRLWLEEGKVAEAKPSLDWRTTRRLWYVE, encoded by the exons ATGGGTGGTGATACTATCAAAGATG atgtTGTAGAGGAAGGATcttcaagatcatcatcatcatctccttgttcttgttgtttcaG tgatgatttagggtttaaggatTTCTCGAATCATGTTGCTGATTTGAGAAGGAGAGATAAGGCTTACCAGGAGATTCTACAAAGTCATGATCTGTTGCTCAAAAGCAGCAAACGGAGACTTAGACAAGCCAGAAACGatattttgag CTATACTCCTGGATCATGGTCTGATGGGAAAGTGAGCGATTACGATGTTCAAAAGACGACATCGATCATCCTTGTTGGTCCGAAAGGGGCCGGGAAGAGTAGCCTTGTTAATCGGATCACAAGAGtgattgaagatgatgagttTTCTCCAGATAGAGCTCAAGAATCAT TTGGTAAGCAGTCTAAAGGAGGCACATATTTTCTTGAGGAATATGAGATGCCAAGAGGAGGTTCTGCTTCTTTTTGCTTATATGACACGCGTGGCTTGAGCCatatctcatcatcatctgatAACACTAGTATGATTGAGCAGTGGATGACAAGAGGCGTGCATCACGGCGAACCTGTCATCTG GGCATCGGATAGCTCGGATTTAAAGGATAGACTGATCCGAGATAGTGGTACCGGTTCTGAGATAAGGAAAGTGAACTCTGTTATCTTTGTTGTTGATGCGGTCGAAATCTTGAAATCGATGGAGAGTGAAACGAGCTATGCTCATATGGTATCCACTGCCTTTAACTGTCCGTTACTATCGTTTAAAG ATGACAAGCCAGCAGTAGTTATGACTCATGGAGATTTGCTTTCTCGGGAGGAACGTGCCCGAGCCCGAGTATTCCTTGGAGAGCTTCTTGGTATCCCACCTGACAAACAGATATTCGACATTCCAG cAAGCCGGGACCCAGCTACGGCGCTAACAATCTGCAACTTGCTATGCTATAGTCTTGACCATGCTGATAAGAATCTTGTATTTCTGCCTAAAAGGAACTTCACACTACCCAAG GTGGGAGGAGGATTAGACATAATATCAGTTGCTCTGATTGTTGTATTCATGACCTTGGCTTCAATATGGGTTGTTAAACATATTTCCGTAGTCAGCCAAAATGTAGCGAATGAGGCTCAGCACAAACTGCGTACGTTCCCAAGTCCCCGGTTAAACAACCTCACGCATAAGGTCTCGCCGAAGCGTTGCATTGGGCCTCAGAAGTTCATTGGAGGGCCAAAACTTGCGCGTGTTCCAAATCCTGAGTCTGAGTCTGTGACTGAAAGTGAGCCTAGCATTGATTTGCACATAGCTCGACGCTTGTGGTTAGAAGAG GGGAAAGTGGCCGAGGCGAAACCAAGCTTAGATTGGCGAACCACTCGACGCTTGTGGTATGTTGAGTGA
- the LOC104732423 gene encoding uncharacterized protein LOC104732423 isoform X1 produces MGGDTIKDDVVEEGSSRSSSSSPCSCCFSDDLGFKDFSNHVADLRRRDKAYQEILQSHDLLLKSSKRRLRQARNDILSYTPGSWSDGKVSDYDVQKTTSIILVGPKGAGKSSLVNRITRVIEDDEFSPDRAQESFGKQSKGGTYFLEEYEMPRGGSASFCLYDTRGLSHISSSSDNTSMIEQWMTRGVHHGEPVIWASDSSDLKDRLIRDSGTGSEIRKVNSVIFVVDAVEILKSMESETSYAHMVSTAFNCPLLSFKDDKPAVVMTHGDLLSREERARARVFLGELLGIPPDKQIFDIPASRDPATALTICNLLCYSLDHADKNLVFLPKRNFTLPKVGGGLDIISVALIVVFMTLASIWVVKHISVVSQNVANEAQHKLRTFPSPRLNNLTHKVSPKRCIGPQKFIGGPKLARVPNPESESVTESEPSIDLHIARRLWLEEGKVADAKPSLDWRTTRRLWFDEGKVAEAKPSLDWRTTRRLWYVE; encoded by the exons ATGGGTGGTGATACTATCAAAGATG atgtTGTAGAGGAAGGATcttcaagatcatcatcatcatctccttgttcttgttgtttcaG tgatgatttagggtttaaggatTTCTCGAATCATGTTGCTGATTTGAGAAGGAGAGATAAGGCTTACCAGGAGATTCTACAAAGTCATGATCTGTTGCTCAAAAGCAGCAAACGGAGACTTAGACAAGCCAGAAACGatattttgag CTATACTCCTGGATCATGGTCTGATGGGAAAGTGAGCGATTACGATGTTCAAAAGACGACATCGATCATCCTTGTTGGTCCGAAAGGGGCCGGGAAGAGTAGCCTTGTTAATCGGATCACAAGAGtgattgaagatgatgagttTTCTCCAGATAGAGCTCAAGAATCAT TTGGTAAGCAGTCTAAAGGAGGCACATATTTTCTTGAGGAATATGAGATGCCAAGAGGAGGTTCTGCTTCTTTTTGCTTATATGACACGCGTGGCTTGAGCCatatctcatcatcatctgatAACACTAGTATGATTGAGCAGTGGATGACAAGAGGCGTGCATCACGGCGAACCTGTCATCTG GGCATCGGATAGCTCGGATTTAAAGGATAGACTGATCCGAGATAGTGGTACCGGTTCTGAGATAAGGAAAGTGAACTCTGTTATCTTTGTTGTTGATGCGGTCGAAATCTTGAAATCGATGGAGAGTGAAACGAGCTATGCTCATATGGTATCCACTGCCTTTAACTGTCCGTTACTATCGTTTAAAG ATGACAAGCCAGCAGTAGTTATGACTCATGGAGATTTGCTTTCTCGGGAGGAACGTGCCCGAGCCCGAGTATTCCTTGGAGAGCTTCTTGGTATCCCACCTGACAAACAGATATTCGACATTCCAG cAAGCCGGGACCCAGCTACGGCGCTAACAATCTGCAACTTGCTATGCTATAGTCTTGACCATGCTGATAAGAATCTTGTATTTCTGCCTAAAAGGAACTTCACACTACCCAAG GTGGGAGGAGGATTAGACATAATATCAGTTGCTCTGATTGTTGTATTCATGACCTTGGCTTCAATATGGGTTGTTAAACATATTTCCGTAGTCAGCCAAAATGTAGCGAATGAGGCTCAGCACAAACTGCGTACGTTCCCAAGTCCCCGGTTAAACAACCTCACGCATAAGGTCTCGCCGAAGCGTTGCATTGGGCCTCAGAAGTTCATTGGAGGGCCAAAACTTGCGCGTGTTCCAAATCCTGAGTCTGAGTCTGTGACTGAAAGTGAGCCTAGCATTGATTTGCACATAGCTCGACGCTTGTGGTTAGAAGAGGGGAAAGTGGCCGACGCGAAACCAAGCTTAGATTGGCGAACCACTCGACGCTTGTGGTTTGACGAGGGGAAAGTGGCCGAGGCGAAACCAAGCTTAGATTGGCGAACCACTCGACGCTTGTGGTATGTTGAGTGA
- the LOC104732423 gene encoding uncharacterized protein LOC104732423 isoform X2 — MGGDTIKDEEGSSRSSSSSPCSCCFSDDLGFKDFSNHVADLRRRDKAYQEILQSHDLLLKSSKRRLRQARNDILSYTPGSWSDGKVSDYDVQKTTSIILVGPKGAGKSSLVNRITRVIEDDEFSPDRAQESFGKQSKGGTYFLEEYEMPRGGSASFCLYDTRGLSHISSSSDNTSMIEQWMTRGVHHGEPVIWASDSSDLKDRLIRDSGTGSEIRKVNSVIFVVDAVEILKSMESETSYAHMVSTAFNCPLLSFKDDKPAVVMTHGDLLSREERARARVFLGELLGIPPDKQIFDIPASRDPATALTICNLLCYSLDHADKNLVFLPKRNFTLPKVGGGLDIISVALIVVFMTLASIWVVKHISVVSQNVANEAQHKLRTFPSPRLNNLTHKVSPKRCIGPQKFIGGPKLARVPNPESESVTESEPSIDLHIARRLWLEEGKVADAKPSLDWRTTRRLWFDEGKVAEAKPSLDWRTTRRLWYVE; from the exons ATGGGTGGTGATACTATCAAAGATG AGGAAGGATcttcaagatcatcatcatcatctccttgttcttgttgtttcaG tgatgatttagggtttaaggatTTCTCGAATCATGTTGCTGATTTGAGAAGGAGAGATAAGGCTTACCAGGAGATTCTACAAAGTCATGATCTGTTGCTCAAAAGCAGCAAACGGAGACTTAGACAAGCCAGAAACGatattttgag CTATACTCCTGGATCATGGTCTGATGGGAAAGTGAGCGATTACGATGTTCAAAAGACGACATCGATCATCCTTGTTGGTCCGAAAGGGGCCGGGAAGAGTAGCCTTGTTAATCGGATCACAAGAGtgattgaagatgatgagttTTCTCCAGATAGAGCTCAAGAATCAT TTGGTAAGCAGTCTAAAGGAGGCACATATTTTCTTGAGGAATATGAGATGCCAAGAGGAGGTTCTGCTTCTTTTTGCTTATATGACACGCGTGGCTTGAGCCatatctcatcatcatctgatAACACTAGTATGATTGAGCAGTGGATGACAAGAGGCGTGCATCACGGCGAACCTGTCATCTG GGCATCGGATAGCTCGGATTTAAAGGATAGACTGATCCGAGATAGTGGTACCGGTTCTGAGATAAGGAAAGTGAACTCTGTTATCTTTGTTGTTGATGCGGTCGAAATCTTGAAATCGATGGAGAGTGAAACGAGCTATGCTCATATGGTATCCACTGCCTTTAACTGTCCGTTACTATCGTTTAAAG ATGACAAGCCAGCAGTAGTTATGACTCATGGAGATTTGCTTTCTCGGGAGGAACGTGCCCGAGCCCGAGTATTCCTTGGAGAGCTTCTTGGTATCCCACCTGACAAACAGATATTCGACATTCCAG cAAGCCGGGACCCAGCTACGGCGCTAACAATCTGCAACTTGCTATGCTATAGTCTTGACCATGCTGATAAGAATCTTGTATTTCTGCCTAAAAGGAACTTCACACTACCCAAG GTGGGAGGAGGATTAGACATAATATCAGTTGCTCTGATTGTTGTATTCATGACCTTGGCTTCAATATGGGTTGTTAAACATATTTCCGTAGTCAGCCAAAATGTAGCGAATGAGGCTCAGCACAAACTGCGTACGTTCCCAAGTCCCCGGTTAAACAACCTCACGCATAAGGTCTCGCCGAAGCGTTGCATTGGGCCTCAGAAGTTCATTGGAGGGCCAAAACTTGCGCGTGTTCCAAATCCTGAGTCTGAGTCTGTGACTGAAAGTGAGCCTAGCATTGATTTGCACATAGCTCGACGCTTGTGGTTAGAAGAGGGGAAAGTGGCCGACGCGAAACCAAGCTTAGATTGGCGAACCACTCGACGCTTGTGGTTTGACGAGGGGAAAGTGGCCGAGGCGAAACCAAGCTTAGATTGGCGAACCACTCGACGCTTGTGGTATGTTGAGTGA